The Terriglobales bacterium sequence GCCGGCTTTGTCCATGGGTTCGCCGCTGGCGACGTAGGCGTGGATCTCCTCGTCCGTGAGGGCGCTCATGGCGACCTCCGTGGTTTCCGTGGCCGTGTCCTCCACGCCCGGCCCCATCAGGCACACGGCGGTAGTGACTTGATGCGCGCGGCC is a genomic window containing:
- a CDS encoding Maf family protein; this translates as GRAHQVTTAVCLMGPGVEDTATETTEVAMSALTDEEIHAYVASGEPMDKAGAYAIQGRASRWVTRIDGCYFNVVGLPLPLVYRMLLRHGAIRAGR